The DNA sequence CGTAATGTTTTATGAGTTGTAGTGGTAACTATATCACAATAAGGTAAAGGATCACTTAAAATTCCTTTAGCTATTAATCCTGCAGGATGTGAAATATCAGCCATCAATATTGCTCCTATTTCATCAGCTATTTCTCTAAATTTTCGATAATCAAAATCTCTGGAATAGGCTGATGCTCCCACTATGATCATTTTAGGCTTTTCTTTCCCGGCTGTTTCAATCATATCTTCATAGTTGATGCGCCCATCATCTTTATTTACTTTATAAAAAACCGGGTTGTAATTTATTCCTGAAAAATTAACGGGAGAACCGTGAGTTAGATGTCCGCCATGGGCTAAGTCTAATCCCATTACTTTGTCACCGGGTTTTAAACAGGCTAGAAATACGGCTGCATTTGCCTGTGCTCCGGAATGCGGCTGAACGTTTACATAAGAAGCTCCAAATAACTTTTTAGCACTTTCTATGGCGATTTCTTCTATTTGGTCTATTACTTCACATCCTCCATAATATCTCCTTCCCGGATATCCTTCTGCATATTTATTTGTTAATACAGATCCGGCGGCTTTCATTACTTCGTCGCTGACAAAATTTTCCGAGGCTATCAATTCAAGCCCTTTGGTTTGTCTTTGTTTTTCTTTTTCGATCAGTTCGAATATTGTTTTACTTTCCATAACATAGTTTACTTTATTTTCTATATGATTTTTCCCAATTCCATGCATCTTTAACCATATCTTCTAAAGAATACTTGGCTTTCCATTTTAATATTTGATTGGCTTTATCGCAACCGGCATAGATGCTTTCTACGTCTCCATTTCTTCTGCCTCCTATAACATAAGGTACTTTAACCTTATTAACCGCTTCAAAGGTATTTATTATTTCTAAAACAGAATTACCAAGCCCTGTTCCTATATTAAATACATCATGCGACAAATCTCCTTTATCTGCCAGTAAATACTCACAAGCATTTACATGAGCTTTCGCAAGATCAACCACATGAATATAGTCTCTTATGCATGTTCCATCGGCGGTGTTATAGTCATTACCAAATACTGTCAATTCTTTTCTAATTCCAAATGCTGTTTGTGTAATAAATGGCATTAAATTACTGGGAATTCCTTTCGGCAATTCTCCAATTAAGGAAGATGAATGGGCTCCTACCGGATTAAAATATCGTAAAGAAAGTGCTTGTAAGCTACCCGTTGCCGAAACTTTTTCTATTATATCTTCCGCCATTTGCTTGGTACTTCCGTAAGAAGATAGGGATTTTTGAATTGGAGAGGTTTCTGTAACAGGTAATTTTTCGGGCTGTCCATATACGGTTGCAGAGGATGAAAAGACCAATTTTCTTACCTTAAATTCATTCATAACTTCCAATAGGTTCATAAGAGATATTAAATTTGAACGGTAATAGGTAAGAGGGATTTTCATAGATTCTCCTACTGATTTTTTAGCTGCAAAATGTATACAGGCAGAAATATCGTTATTATCCGTAAATACTTGATGTAATTTATTATAATCACCTATATCGTATGAATAGAATTTGGGTTTACATCCCGTAATTTTTTCTATTCTTTCTAATATAAATAATTCTGAATTACTCAAATCATCTATAATTATCGGTTCAAATCCTGATTGAATCAATTCAACTACCGTATGAGAACCTATAAATCCTAAGCCCCCAGTAATTATGATTTTAGTTTTATTCATAAGTCATGAAATTTATCTAAATATTTATTTATAATTCTTCACTCTTTTTATCCTGCTTTTATATATTACATCCGTAAGCATAGGTACTTCTTCCACTTCTACGTTATAAGTATCTAAGCCTAAAGCAGCGGTATCAGATATTCCTATATATTTGACCATGTTATAAAAGCGTAAGATAAACCTTTCTTTTAATGAAAACAAATATTCTTGATTGAAAACTCTATCTATAAGGATATATTTAAAATCTGCAGGAATATCATATTTTTTCAAAGATGGATAATTGCTTGACAAATCTATTTTTCCTGAGATTTTTAAATCTTCAAGCACTTGGCTAAAATAAATATTTATTAAAGGAACTACTTTGAATCCTAATTTAAAATTAACTTTGTATAAGGTATTGGGTATTAATTCTAATACATCATATTCAAACGTATAAGGGTTTGTATCATTTTCTACTCTAAGGAACCAATAGTAATCTGCTCTTTTAGGGTTTTTATTGACTATGGAAAATAAAATTTTTGCTTCTATTTCTTCTGATTTACCTGCTCTACTTATATATACTAAATGGGTTGAATATTTCGATATGTCTGTATCGGTTTTCATATCTTGTATAATAGGCAGATAAGGTTTTATATTCACATATTGTACGTATTTATTTTTCAATTTACGTCCGTTATACCAAATGTACATAGAGAAAGCAATCAATCCGGCTAACATCATGGTAATCCATCCGCCTTCTTCAAATTTCAACGCATTGGCATAGAAAAATCCTCCTTCAATAATAAAATATATGATTGCAAATAATAAAATAAAAAATATATTTACTTTTTTGCTATATAAATAGAAAAGTAATAAAATGGTTGTCATCAGCATAGTGATGGTAATTGCCAAACCATAGGCCGCCTCCATTTTAGAAGATTCTTTAAAATAAAATACAACAAAAATACAGGATATGAGTAATCCCCAATTTATGGCCGGAACATACATTTGACCTTTTTCATGGGTGGGATATTCAATTTTTTGCCTAGGCCAAAAGTCCAACGACATAGCCTCGCTAAATATAGTATAAGATCCTGTTATTAAGGCCTGACTTGCTATAACCGCTGCCAAGGTAGCCATTCCTACTCCAATGATTACAAAGTTATCGGGCATCATCATAAAAAATGGATTTCCTCCACTAGCTGCTTCTACAGGATGTGACAGAATCCATGCACCTTGTCCGAGATAGTTTATGATTAAACAAATTTTTACAAAGCCCCAACTTATCCTGATGTTTTTAATTCCACAATGTCCCAAATCGGAATATAATGCTTCGGCTCCGGTGGTACACAGAAATACAGCACCCATAATTAGTAAAATCATATGTTTAGCTTCTAATGCAGTTTCTGCACTGTCTCTCACAATAAGCATTAACTTAACAGCATAATAGGGATTTATGGCTTTTATTACATATAAATTAGGTATAAATTGAATAGCACCGAGTAGTAACAACATAATAAACCAGAGGGTCATGATCGGTCCGTAAAATTTACCTATGGATTGGGTTCCAAATTGTTGGACTACAAAAAGAACTATAAGTATAAATATGGTAATGGGTATAACTTCTGTATTGGGATTATAACTTTTAAGTCCTTCAACTGCCGACATAATGGTCATTGAAGGAGTAATTACCCCATCAGAAACTAACGTTGCGGCTCCTAAAATGGCTACTATATACAGCCATTTATTCTTCATCTTTTTGACCAGTGAATACAACGCTAGAATTCCACCTTCTCCATTATTATCAGCTCGTAACGCTATTACCACATACTTGAGGGTTGTTTGCAATGTTAACGTCCAAATAATGCAAGATAAAGCCCCTATGATAAAATCTTCTGAAATATGATCTGTGTGATTGGCGGCAACTATGGCTCTCATTACATATAATGGAGAGGTTCCTATATCACCAAAAACTATCCCGATGGTAACTACTAAACCTATAAAAGTAAGTTTGGATTTCTTAGAATCAATCTGCTGCACAATTAGTTATTTTAATTTACTACTAATTTGCAAAGTTATATTTTTTTTAAGTTAAATTTTTTTTTATACTGTTAATTTAATTAAAATAGAACCGGAAATTTAGCTCATTAATTTAACTTCAATGTTGCCAGTACCGGATAATGATCAGAAATAGTAATTGTTTTATCTACATAACATTGCATCGGCGTAAAGCTATTACTTGCAAATATATAATCAATTCTAATGGGATAATAATAATCATAAAAAGTCCAACCTAAACCTTTCCCACTTTCTTCAAAAACATCTGTCAAATCTTTTTTCAAGGTAAAATATTCATACGATAAGGGTACCGAATTCAAATCTCCACAGACAAGTACGGGATAGGGCGATTCTTTTATATATTTTGAAAGTAAATCTATTTGAACTTGATGTTTTTGAAAACCTTTTATTAATTTTTCCGTTATCAGTTCCAAATTAGCTTCAAAATGTTTTAGGCTGTTGGCTTTGAATAAATTTTTAGAAAGATTCATAGGTTCTAAATATATGCTGAAACATCTTATTATATCCTGATCTTTCTGTATATCTACCATGCATGCAAATCCATTACCCGGCAGTATTATTTTTTGTTCATTTATAATGGGATATTTTGATGATATGCCAATTAAATCAAAGGCTGCATTATAGCGTTCAGCTAAAAATATTTCTTTTGATCTCCACTGTCTGGTATAGATTTCGTGAAAAAATGCAATGTCAATATCTTTTTGATGAATATAGTTTTCCAGGGATCGTAAGTCTTTATTATCGTTTGCATATCTAATATTATAAGTTAAAATTTTAAGTTCATTATTCCGAATCGGTTGATTATTCAATTCCCCAAAATGAACGTATTTTTTTATAGGAAACAGTAAAAAAAGGGTGATAATAAAGAAGGGTACAAAAATTAATTGTCTTTTAATAAGCCAAAATATAGTGAACAAACAATAAATAGCAATTAGTATGGGATATATAAGAGCCAGTAAGCCTAAATATGGAAATGTCTTGGGTTCAATAAATTTGTTAAAATAAGTCAGACACAGTAAAATAGTTATACTAAGATGTATTATAAGAAATAGATAATCTAATTTGCTCTTTTTTATAAACATCATATTCTGAAATATTTCATTTGTAAGAATTAAATAAAAACTCTTTTTCCTGTTTCGTCAAACTATCATATCCGCTTTTTGAAATTTTATCCAATATAGTATCGATCTGTTTTTGTTTCTTTACTTTGTTATAATTAAATTCTTCATCAGATAAAGGTCTGGAGTGATGCGATGTATATTGCTTTTTATCGTTTTTTTCAATTTTAAATTTAGGTTTATCTAGTTTTTTAAAATAAGATCCGATATGGCTGACAATCTTCTTAAAATTGGGAAAAGGAAATACTAGAAAATCATTTCCTTTTTGGAAAGACTTCATATAAAAAAATCCAAAACTTGCAGCTGCTATTCTTGCTATAAATACTCCGATAAGTTCATTATAGTTGAGCAAATAAATAACATCAAAAAGCACAAACACTATTCCAACAACATAAAGAGGTAGTTGATAGGGTATGGGAAATAGGGATATTTGCATTTTTGGATTGTATGAAATTATTGCAAATAAGCAACTATAAACACCCAACATTCCACCTTCTAAAAGTCTATATTCCTGATCGGCAATTACATTTGTAAGTAAAAAAGCTATACAACCGATTAAATTGCCATAAATGAAAAATTTTAAAAAACTTGATCCGCTAAAATATATTCTGAAAATTTTTTCCACGAAATAAATAATCATTGCGGCAATTAATAAATCCCAAAGATTAGTATAGATAAATGGAAAGGTTATAATAGTCCAAATAAATGGAAGAAAATTATTTACAGAAACCAAAACATATGAAGTTATTGAAAAATCAAACGTTTTAATTAATAAAAAGTTTAAAATCCAATAAAAAAATGAAAACAACACAGAGATGAAAATAAGTTTAACTCCTTCTGTTCCATTTTTATAATAATCCCATATATTTATCATCTTTTTGTCCATACAATTGATTTAATTCCAACGATATCTGTTTTTTAGCCAATGACGAGTCAAAAAATATCCAAAAACGGCTCCTCCTAAATGAGCGAAATGTGCTACATTATCTCCTTGCGATTGTTGAATTCCTAAATATAATTCTAATAAAACCATAATCGGAATAAAATATTTAGCCTTCATT is a window from the Apibacter sp. B3706 genome containing:
- a CDS encoding KUP/HAK/KT family potassium transporter; the protein is MQQIDSKKSKLTFIGLVVTIGIVFGDIGTSPLYVMRAIVAANHTDHISEDFIIGALSCIIWTLTLQTTLKYVVIALRADNNGEGGILALYSLVKKMKNKWLYIVAILGAATLVSDGVITPSMTIMSAVEGLKSYNPNTEVIPITIFILIVLFVVQQFGTQSIGKFYGPIMTLWFIMLLLLGAIQFIPNLYVIKAINPYYAVKLMLIVRDSAETALEAKHMILLIMGAVFLCTTGAEALYSDLGHCGIKNIRISWGFVKICLIINYLGQGAWILSHPVEAASGGNPFFMMMPDNFVIIGVGMATLAAVIASQALITGSYTIFSEAMSLDFWPRQKIEYPTHEKGQMYVPAINWGLLISCIFVVFYFKESSKMEAAYGLAITITMLMTTILLLFYLYSKKVNIFFILLFAIIYFIIEGGFFYANALKFEEGGWITMMLAGLIAFSMYIWYNGRKLKNKYVQYVNIKPYLPIIQDMKTDTDISKYSTHLVYISRAGKSEEIEAKILFSIVNKNPKRADYYWFLRVENDTNPYTFEYDVLELIPNTLYKVNFKLGFKVVPLINIYFSQVLEDLKISGKIDLSSNYPSLKKYDIPADFKYILIDRVFNQEYLFSLKERFILRFYNMVKYIGISDTAALGLDTYNVEVEEVPMLTDVIYKSRIKRVKNYK
- a CDS encoding endonuclease/exonuclease/phosphatase family protein, encoding MNNQPIRNNELKILTYNIRYANDNKDLRSLENYIHQKDIDIAFFHEIYTRQWRSKEIFLAERYNAAFDLIGISSKYPIINEQKIILPGNGFACMVDIQKDQDIIRCFSIYLEPMNLSKNLFKANSLKHFEANLELITEKLIKGFQKHQVQIDLLSKYIKESPYPVLVCGDLNSVPLSYEYFTLKKDLTDVFEESGKGLGWTFYDYYYPIRIDYIFASNSFTPMQCYVDKTITISDHYPVLATLKLN
- the galE gene encoding UDP-glucose 4-epimerase GalE; translation: MNKTKIIITGGLGFIGSHTVVELIQSGFEPIIIDDLSNSELFILERIEKITGCKPKFYSYDIGDYNKLHQVFTDNNDISACIHFAAKKSVGESMKIPLTYYRSNLISLMNLLEVMNEFKVRKLVFSSSATVYGQPEKLPVTETSPIQKSLSSYGSTKQMAEDIIEKVSATGSLQALSLRYFNPVGAHSSSLIGELPKGIPSNLMPFITQTAFGIRKELTVFGNDYNTADGTCIRDYIHVVDLAKAHVNACEYLLADKGDLSHDVFNIGTGLGNSVLEIINTFEAVNKVKVPYVIGGRRNGDVESIYAGCDKANQILKWKAKYSLEDMVKDAWNWEKSYRK
- a CDS encoding rhomboid family intramembrane serine protease; amino-acid sequence: MDKKMINIWDYYKNGTEGVKLIFISVLFSFFYWILNFLLIKTFDFSITSYVLVSVNNFLPFIWTIITFPFIYTNLWDLLIAAMIIYFVEKIFRIYFSGSSFLKFFIYGNLIGCIAFLLTNVIADQEYRLLEGGMLGVYSCLFAIISYNPKMQISLFPIPYQLPLYVVGIVFVLFDVIYLLNYNELIGVFIARIAAASFGFFYMKSFQKGNDFLVFPFPNFKKIVSHIGSYFKKLDKPKFKIEKNDKKQYTSHHSRPLSDEEFNYNKVKKQKQIDTILDKISKSGYDSLTKQEKEFLFNSYK
- the glyA gene encoding serine hydroxymethyltransferase is translated as MESKTIFELIEKEKQRQTKGLELIASENFVSDEVMKAAGSVLTNKYAEGYPGRRYYGGCEVIDQIEEIAIESAKKLFGASYVNVQPHSGAQANAAVFLACLKPGDKVMGLDLAHGGHLTHGSPVNFSGINYNPVFYKVNKDDGRINYEDMIETAGKEKPKMIIVGASAYSRDFDYRKFREIADEIGAILMADISHPAGLIAKGILSDPLPYCDIVTTTTHKTLRGTRGGMIMLGKDFENPFGHKTPKGEIKMMSQVLDGAVFPGTQGGPLEHIIAAKAITFIEALSDGYLAYTHQVVKNAEALSQALIERDFTIISGGTDNHLMLIDLHNKNITGKAAEKVLEKADITCNKNMIPYDDRSPFVTSGIRLGTAAVTTRGLKEDDMIKIADFINEVIADSENEKVINKVKKEVNALMDSRPLFQW